The genomic stretch GCGCATCTCCTCGGTTCCTCATCATCGATGATGGTTGGCAACAGATTGAGAGTAAACCAAAAGACGCCGATTCTGTTGTACAAGAAGGAGCACAGTAAGATTTTATCTGTTTTTAAATCTAGCCTTTTTCTTGGTATAATTGATCCTTTTGATAATGCAAATGCTTGCAGATTTGCGACAAGATTGACAGGTATTAAAGAAAACACTAAGTTTCAAAAGAATGGTGGGAATGGCCTGGAGCATGTTGTAGATCAAACAAAGCAACATCACAATATGAAGTATGGTCTAGCATCCTGAAATCCTTTAaattcatttcaaaatgattagtATTCTTCGGTTGTTGAATTATGTGATAGAAGAATTATCATGACTTGATTACTTATTCTATGTTTCtgaatttttggttttttatgacaGGTATGTATATGTTTGGCATGCTCTAGCTGGTTATTGGGGTGGAGTGAAGCCTACAGCAATTGGAATGGAGCACTTCAACACTTGTGTGGCTTACCCTGTACACTCTCCGGGCGTTCTAGGAAATCAACCAGACGCAGTCATGGACAGTTTAACTATCCATGGCTTAGGTCTGGTTCATCCAAAGAAGGCCTTTGATTTCTACAATGAGCTCCATGCTTACTTAGCTTCGTGCGGAGTAGATGGAGTGAAAGTTGATGTGCAAAACATTATCGAGACCCTTGGTTCAGGACATGGTGGAAGAGTCTCAATCACACGTAGCTATCATCAAGCGCTTGAGGCCTCTATTGCTCGAAATTTTTGCGACAATGGATGTATTTCTTGCATGTGTCACAATACCGATGGCCTCTATAGTGCCAAACAGACTGCTGTTGTGAGAGCCTCCGATGACTTTTACCCACATGATCCTGCTTCTCATACCATTCATGTTTCATCGGTTACGTATAACTCAATTTTTCTTGGAGAGTTCATGCAACCTGACTGGGACATGTTTCATGTAAGTAGAAGGCTAGAAGCGACCATACTAGTCACTAGTCAGTGAATCTGCATTTTGAGTACTTGTTAATAGTTATATTTTTGTTAACAAAAGTATATTGGTAATTTCAGAGTTTACACCCGGCAGCCGAGTATCATGCTGCAGCTCGTGCAATCAGTGGAGGTCCAATTTATGTCAGGTATATTGACAATCATTGCAATTCTTGTTCAACATTTGGTTATACAGTTATACATTAGTATATGCATGTATTAATATCATCATGTTATTTTTGTTGCTTTTATAGTGATAAACCAGGAAGGCACAATTTTGATCTTCTGAAGAAACTGGTTCTTCCTGATGGCTCGGTCCTCCGTGCTCAGTTACCTGCCCGACCCACGGTTGACTCTCTCTTTGTTGATCCAGCAAGAGATGGGAAAAGGTTTGTTAAATATTCTATCAAGCTATCAGAGATAAGAGTTTGATCTTGTAACTTCATGAGATGGAGTACAGATCCTATCAAAAACAGTCATTGATAAGAGTTTTTCATTTTCAGCTTGCTCAAGATATGGAATTTGAACAAATGTTGTGGAGTTGTTGGTGTATTTAACTGTCAAGGTGCTGGGTGGTGCAAGATAGAGAAGAAAAATCGTATTCATTGTGAAACCCCTGGGACACTTAGTGGCTCTGTTTGTACTTCTGATGTTGATCTCATTGCTCAAGTAGCGGGTGCTGATTGGAATGGAGATGCTGTTGTCTATTCTTACAGATCAGGTAGTTTCATTGAGCATAAAATCTTTGAATTTCAAGAAATGTTTCAGTTACTGTAAAATTCAAGTTTATTAAAAAGTTGAGTATCATTCACATTTTAGGTAACATAATTCGGTTACCAAAGGGTGCTTCACTGCCAGTGACATTAAACGTTCTAGAATACGAGCTTTTCCATTTCTATCCAATCAAGGTAAGGCTTCTTAAGCAAGTTTGCTATACATGATATTGCAAAGAATTACTGTTAAAAT from Vicia villosa cultivar HV-30 ecotype Madison, WI linkage group LG4, Vvil1.0, whole genome shotgun sequence encodes the following:
- the LOC131595582 gene encoding probable galactinol--sucrose galactosyltransferase 2 isoform X1, encoding MLRTTTSAASEQYSKRWIRIPPSCAPPDRNISNSRLTFRTNHHHYKSLVVKCSNMTVTPKISVDNGNLVVHGKTILSGVPDNIVLTPGTGINGVVTGAFIGATVSNTKSIHVFPIGVLQDLRFLCCFRFKLWWMTHRVGTCGRDIPLETQFILIEIKESKNEEQNSPVLYTVLLPLLEGQFRAVLQGNDKNEIEICLESGDPAVETNQGLHLVYMHAGTNPFEVISQAVKAVEKHTQTFLHREKKRLPSFVDWFGWCTWDAFYTDVTAEGIEEGLKSLSEGGASPRFLIIDDGWQQIESKPKDADSVVQEGAQFATRLTGIKENTKFQKNGGNGLEHVVDQTKQHHNMKYVYVWHALAGYWGGVKPTAIGMEHFNTCVAYPVHSPGVLGNQPDAVMDSLTIHGLGLVHPKKAFDFYNELHAYLASCGVDGVKVDVQNIIETLGSGHGGRVSITRSYHQALEASIARNFCDNGCISCMCHNTDGLYSAKQTAVVRASDDFYPHDPASHTIHVSSVTYNSIFLGEFMQPDWDMFHSLHPAAEYHAAARAISGGPIYVSDKPGRHNFDLLKKLVLPDGSVLRAQLPARPTVDSLFVDPARDGKSLLKIWNLNKCCGVVGVFNCQGAGWCKIEKKNRIHCETPGTLSGSVCTSDVDLIAQVAGADWNGDAVVYSYRSGNIIRLPKGASLPVTLNVLEYELFHFYPIKEIAQGIWFAPIGLLDMFNTGGAVEQFEIHKKSVAASVSLKVRGSGRFGVYSSQRPVKCVVGDNENEFKYESESGLTTFYIPVSDEDMYKWPIEIEF
- the LOC131595582 gene encoding probable galactinol--sucrose galactosyltransferase 2 isoform X2 is translated as MLRTTTSAASEQYSKRWIRIPPSCAPPDRNISNSRLTFRTNHHHYKSLVKCSNMTVTPKISVDNGNLVVHGKTILSGVPDNIVLTPGTGINGVVTGAFIGATVSNTKSIHVFPIGVLQDLRFLCCFRFKLWWMTHRVGTCGRDIPLETQFILIEIKESKNEEQNSPVLYTVLLPLLEGQFRAVLQGNDKNEIEICLESGDPAVETNQGLHLVYMHAGTNPFEVISQAVKAVEKHTQTFLHREKKRLPSFVDWFGWCTWDAFYTDVTAEGIEEGLKSLSEGGASPRFLIIDDGWQQIESKPKDADSVVQEGAQFATRLTGIKENTKFQKNGGNGLEHVVDQTKQHHNMKYVYVWHALAGYWGGVKPTAIGMEHFNTCVAYPVHSPGVLGNQPDAVMDSLTIHGLGLVHPKKAFDFYNELHAYLASCGVDGVKVDVQNIIETLGSGHGGRVSITRSYHQALEASIARNFCDNGCISCMCHNTDGLYSAKQTAVVRASDDFYPHDPASHTIHVSSVTYNSIFLGEFMQPDWDMFHSLHPAAEYHAAARAISGGPIYVSDKPGRHNFDLLKKLVLPDGSVLRAQLPARPTVDSLFVDPARDGKSLLKIWNLNKCCGVVGVFNCQGAGWCKIEKKNRIHCETPGTLSGSVCTSDVDLIAQVAGADWNGDAVVYSYRSGNIIRLPKGASLPVTLNVLEYELFHFYPIKEIAQGIWFAPIGLLDMFNTGGAVEQFEIHKKSVAASVSLKVRGSGRFGVYSSQRPVKCVVGDNENEFKYESESGLTTFYIPVSDEDMYKWPIEIEF
- the LOC131595582 gene encoding probable galactinol--sucrose galactosyltransferase 2 isoform X3, whose amino-acid sequence is MTVTPKISVDNGNLVVHGKTILSGVPDNIVLTPGTGINGVVTGAFIGATVSNTKSIHVFPIGVLQDLRFLCCFRFKLWWMTHRVGTCGRDIPLETQFILIEIKESKNEEQNSPVLYTVLLPLLEGQFRAVLQGNDKNEIEICLESGDPAVETNQGLHLVYMHAGTNPFEVISQAVKAVEKHTQTFLHREKKRLPSFVDWFGWCTWDAFYTDVTAEGIEEGLKSLSEGGASPRFLIIDDGWQQIESKPKDADSVVQEGAQFATRLTGIKENTKFQKNGGNGLEHVVDQTKQHHNMKYVYVWHALAGYWGGVKPTAIGMEHFNTCVAYPVHSPGVLGNQPDAVMDSLTIHGLGLVHPKKAFDFYNELHAYLASCGVDGVKVDVQNIIETLGSGHGGRVSITRSYHQALEASIARNFCDNGCISCMCHNTDGLYSAKQTAVVRASDDFYPHDPASHTIHVSSVTYNSIFLGEFMQPDWDMFHSLHPAAEYHAAARAISGGPIYVSDKPGRHNFDLLKKLVLPDGSVLRAQLPARPTVDSLFVDPARDGKSLLKIWNLNKCCGVVGVFNCQGAGWCKIEKKNRIHCETPGTLSGSVCTSDVDLIAQVAGADWNGDAVVYSYRSGNIIRLPKGASLPVTLNVLEYELFHFYPIKEIAQGIWFAPIGLLDMFNTGGAVEQFEIHKKSVAASVSLKVRGSGRFGVYSSQRPVKCVVGDNENEFKYESESGLTTFYIPVSDEDMYKWPIEIEF